In the Burkholderia contaminans genome, AGGCGCGCGCGCTGCTGAAGGAAGCCGGCTATCCGAACGGCTTCGAGACGACGTTGTGGTCCGCGTATAACAACTCGACGTCGCAGAAGGCGATCCAGTTCGTGCAGCAGCAGCTCGCGCAGGTCGGCGTGAAGGTGCAGGTGCAGGCGCTGGAAGCCGGCGAGCGCGTCGCGAAGGTCGAGAGCGCGCCGGATCCGGCGAAGGCGCCGGTGCGGATGTACTACATTGGCTGGTCGTCGTCGACGGGTGAAGCGAACTGGGCGATCACGCCGCTGCTCGCCGGCGCGTCGGCGCCGCCGAAGCTCGTCAACACCGCGTACTACAAGAACGACACGGTCGACGGCGACCTGACGAAGGCGCTCGAGACGGTCGATCGCGCGAAGAAGGCCGACCTCTACGCCGATGCGCAGAAGCAGATCTGGACCGATGCCCCGTGGATCTTCCTCGTGCAGGAGAAGATCGTGTATGCGCGCAGCAAGCGGTTGCAGGGTGCGTACGTGATGCCGGACGGCTCGTTCAACTTCGACGAAATCTCGCTGAAATGACAGTGGTGATGACGGCGGCTCGCCCGCCACGCGGTGCCGGCGGCGCAAGCCGCCGGTACGCTGATTCGATCGGTGCCCCATGCTGAATTTTCTCGTCAAACGCCTGTTCGGCCTGCTGCCCACGCTCGCGATCGTCGCGGTGCTGGTGTTCCTGTTCGTGCACCTGCTGCCCGGCGACCCGGCGCGGCTCGCGGCCGGCCCCGAAGCCGACGATGCGACGGTCGCGCTCGTGCGTGCCGATCTCGGGCTCGACAAGCCGATGCCCACCCAGTTCGCGAACTTCTTCGTGAAGATCGCGCACGGCGATTTCGGCGTATCGACGCGCAGCAAGCGGCCGGTGTCGACCGAGATCGGCGAGCGCTTCATGCCGACGCTGCTGCTGACGCTCGTCAGCATGGTGTGGGCGACGGCGTTCGGGATGGCGATCGGGATCGCGTCGGCCGTATGGCGTAATCGCTGGCCCGACCGACTCGGAATGACGCTCGCGGTGTCGGGCATCTCGTTTCCCGCGTTCGCGCTCGGCATGCTGCTGATGGAAGTCTTCTCGGTGAAGCTCGGCTGGCTGCCGGTCGTGCCGGACGGTTCGTGGAAGAGCTACGTGCTGCCGTCGCTGACGCTCGGCGCCGCGGTCGCGGCCGTGATGGCGCGCTTCACGCGCGCGTCGTTCGTCGAGGTGCTGAACGAGGATTTCGTGCGCACCGCGCGCGCGAAGGGCGTGCACGAGCCGATGGTCGTGCTCAAGCACTGCCTGCGCAACGCGATGATCCCGGTGGTCACGATGATGGGGCTGCAGTTCGGCTTCCTGCTCGGCGGCTCGATCGTCGTCGAGGTCGTGTTCAACTGGCCGGGACTCGGGCGCCTGCTCGTCGATGCGGTGACGATGCGCGACTACCCCGTGATCCAGGCGATCGTGCTGCTGTTTTCGCTCGAGTTCATCCTGATCAACCTGACCGTCGACGTGCTGTACGCGGTCATCAACCCGACCATCCGGTTCAAGTGAGAGTGAGGCCTGCATGAACGCGACTGTCCAGCCCGCGGCGCCGGCCGCATCGAGCGCGATCCGCACGCCATGGCGCGAATTCTGGCGCAAGTTCCGCAAGCAGACCGTCGCGCTCGTCGCGGGCGGCTTCGCGCTGGCGCTCGTCGTGCTGGCGTTCGTCGGCCCGCACATCGTGCCGTTCGATCCCGAGAACTATTTCGACTACGACGCGTTGAACGCGGGGCCGTCGGTCGTGCACTGGTTCGGCGTCGATTCGCTCGGCCGCGACATCTTCAGCCGGATCATCGCGGGCACGCGCATCTCGCTCGCGGCCGGCTTCTTCTCGGTCGCGCTCGGCGCGGTGATCGGCACGTTCTTCGGGCTGCTCGCCGGCTACTACGAAGGCTGGTGGGACCGCATCACGATGCGCGTGGCCGACGTGCTGTTCGCGTTCCCGGGCATCCTGCTCGCGATCGGCGTGGTCGCGATCCTCGGCAACGGGATGGTCAACGTGATCTGCGCGGTCGCGATCTTCAGCATCCCGGCCTTTGCGCGGCTCGTGCGCGGCAATACGCTGATGCTCAAGCACATGACCTACGTCGAGGCTGCGCGCAGCATCGGCGCGTCCGACTGGACGATCATCATGCGGCACATCCTGCCGGGCACCGTGTCGTCGGTCGTCGTCTACTTCACGATGCGGATCGGCACGTCGATCATCACGGCCGCGAGCCTGTCG is a window encoding:
- the gsiC gene encoding glutathione ABC transporter permease GsiC; protein product: MLNFLVKRLFGLLPTLAIVAVLVFLFVHLLPGDPARLAAGPEADDATVALVRADLGLDKPMPTQFANFFVKIAHGDFGVSTRSKRPVSTEIGERFMPTLLLTLVSMVWATAFGMAIGIASAVWRNRWPDRLGMTLAVSGISFPAFALGMLLMEVFSVKLGWLPVVPDGSWKSYVLPSLTLGAAVAAVMARFTRASFVEVLNEDFVRTARAKGVHEPMVVLKHCLRNAMIPVVTMMGLQFGFLLGGSIVVEVVFNWPGLGRLLVDAVTMRDYPVIQAIVLLFSLEFILINLTVDVLYAVINPTIRFK
- the gsiD gene encoding glutathione ABC transporter permease GsiD; the encoded protein is MNATVQPAAPAASSAIRTPWREFWRKFRKQTVALVAGGFALALVVLAFVGPHIVPFDPENYFDYDALNAGPSVVHWFGVDSLGRDIFSRIIAGTRISLAAGFFSVALGAVIGTFFGLLAGYYEGWWDRITMRVADVLFAFPGILLAIGVVAILGNGMVNVICAVAIFSIPAFARLVRGNTLMLKHMTYVEAARSIGASDWTIIMRHILPGTVSSVVVYFTMRIGTSIITAASLSFLGLGAQPPTPEWGAMLNEARADMVTAPHIAIFPSLAIFLTVLALNLLGDGLRDALDPKLERR